A stretch of Lepisosteus oculatus isolate fLepOcu1 chromosome 11, fLepOcu1.hap2, whole genome shotgun sequence DNA encodes these proteins:
- the mrpl22 gene encoding large ribosomal subunit protein uL22m, with translation MAASAMLGMGSSFLRSIAGRVQTRLLGSCSFGQTSGFHSSAALEVKSWERKNRIVYPPQLADEPRRPAEVHHCRRQIKYSKDKMWYLAKLIRGMTIDQALAQLEFNDKKGAAIIREVLLEAQEMAVRNHNVEYKSNLYVAQSFSGKGKYLKRIRYHGRGMFGIMDKVHCHYFVKLVEGTPPQEEQRTGFDQAKEYVQQLRDRTVIHSL, from the exons ATGGCGGCGTCCGCTATGCTGGGAATGG GTAGTTCATTCTTAAGAAGCATTGCTGGACGGGTGCAGACGAG GTTGCTTGGGTCATGCAGCTTTGGACAGACTTCCGGCTTTCACTCGAGTGCGGCTCTGGAGGTCAAGAGCTGGGAGAGGAAGAATCGCATCGTGTATCCCCCGCAGCTCGCGGATGAGCCCCGCAGGCCCGCG GAAGTACACCACTGTAGAAGACAAATAAAGTACAGCAAGGACAAGATGTGGTATCTGGCAAAACTG ATTCGAGGAATGACAATAGATCAAGCCTTGGCCCAGCTGGAGTTCAATGACAAGAAGGGTGCTGCAATTATTAGAGAG GTTCTTTTAGAAGCCCAGGAAATGGCAGTGAGAAACCACAACGTAGAATACAAATCAAATTTGTATGTAG CCCAGTCGTTCTCCGGGAAGGGCAAATACCTGAAGAGGATCCGGTACCACGGCCGGGGCATGTTCGGCATCATGGATAAGGTGCACTGCCATTACTTCGTGAAGCTGGTAGAGGGCACGCCCCCGCAGGAGGAGCAGAGGACGGGCTTCGACCAGGCCAAGGAGTACGTGCAGCAGCTGAGGGACCGTACCGTCATCCACAGCCTCTAG